From a single Candidatus Tumulicola sp. genomic region:
- the csaB gene encoding polysaccharide pyruvyl transferase CsaB, whose amino-acid sequence MSSAPARLLLSGYYGFGNFGDEAILRVFVDEWRRRRANDVITVLSERPDETRQTYGVEALPRMAWSSVHAAVRRADVTVSGGGGLLQSATSLRSLLYYASIIRDAKRADRKAAIFAQGIGPLNYFGREVTKRACANVDLACVRDEESANTLQALLPNVEVRLSADPVFLAPGEVSPAARETLAGEGLHAGIESLVAVIVRRGAPLDQMMERLAGLVDRLSADGAHVVFVPLQIPHDAEAAASVIRRCKSAPVLLGGGYDLPTMTALIARCAAVVSMRLHALIIAARLGVPFMAVQHDPKLAALIGTLNYPLPPLRRDSFVDEMTNALWSQRDALRAHLKSRVPALQARAALAFDWLQQLVEGAPSAER is encoded by the coding sequence ATGAGCTCCGCGCCCGCGCGCCTGCTGCTATCCGGTTACTATGGGTTCGGGAACTTCGGAGACGAAGCGATCCTGCGCGTCTTCGTGGACGAGTGGCGGCGACGCCGCGCGAACGACGTCATCACCGTGCTCTCCGAACGCCCCGATGAGACGCGTCAGACCTACGGCGTCGAAGCGTTGCCGCGCATGGCCTGGAGCAGCGTGCATGCAGCGGTGCGCCGCGCCGACGTCACGGTGAGCGGCGGCGGCGGATTGCTGCAGAGCGCGACGAGCTTGCGCAGCCTGCTCTATTACGCAAGCATCATCCGCGACGCCAAGCGCGCGGATCGCAAGGCGGCGATCTTCGCGCAAGGCATCGGGCCGCTCAACTATTTCGGCCGCGAAGTGACCAAGCGCGCCTGCGCGAACGTCGATCTTGCGTGCGTGCGCGACGAAGAGAGCGCCAACACGCTGCAGGCGCTGTTGCCAAACGTCGAGGTGCGCCTCAGCGCCGATCCGGTTTTTCTCGCCCCCGGCGAGGTGAGCCCCGCCGCTCGCGAGACGCTGGCCGGCGAAGGGCTGCATGCCGGTATCGAAAGTCTCGTGGCGGTGATCGTCAGGCGCGGCGCGCCTCTGGATCAGATGATGGAAAGACTCGCGGGCCTCGTCGACCGTCTGTCGGCCGACGGCGCGCACGTGGTCTTCGTGCCGCTCCAGATCCCGCACGACGCGGAAGCGGCCGCGAGCGTCATCCGGCGCTGCAAGTCGGCTCCCGTGCTTCTGGGCGGCGGCTACGACCTTCCGACGATGACCGCGCTCATCGCGCGCTGCGCCGCGGTCGTTTCGATGCGGCTGCACGCGCTGATCATCGCCGCGCGCCTCGGCGTCCCGTTCATGGCCGTGCAGCATGATCCTAAGCTCGCCGCGCTCATCGGTACGCTCAACTATCCGCTCCCGCCTTTGCGGCGCGATAGTTTTGTGGACGAGATGACGAACGCGCTCTGGTCGCAACGCGACGCATTGCGCGCGCATCTGAAGTCGCGCGTGCCTGCGCTGCAAGCGCGCGCTGCGCTGGCCTTCGACTGGCTGCAGCAACTCGTCGAAGGCGCACCCTCCGCGGAAAGATAA
- a CDS encoding DUF5693 family protein: MRRVALIAIAIGAVASLIVAAERFRYERNSRSVEIAMDQQDLADFATAYGYDMTELMRQMRIAGLSAVAIYEETGLRVNLGNHAYAQSGQQLIATARTTPLSDPVLAALAKQGAIDPGSMYLLVYDRASLDRYVWALRNQLEARNVRVLRSTLPALLAVKTQVDYFNNLGLGIPQDVAAKVRDLGLIVDPRFQNNEKLDQQRIEAVFDQAMAGGKIGTVIFFGLRNEVMGYEYQLDATAAVFSAPRANRPLFGFIEFYDPTQAQKGGETLGRKIPGQTVRVQAISKLELDKLDLDTVIARYLLGVRERNIRVIYLRPFPHLIQIKDASGQWVTASAEATNLEMLRELRGALEANGFHVGRAHPFVDFGGAWIELLYFLAAIGVAGGLLLFLDLFGWARAWMPWVFFGLTTIAFWAAAFVHHDDIVRRVWALGGGLIFSVLAGMAVAPYFSSAEEDAGAKAPAPQRGLRCLLTAAGVALLGALFVIGLLSQATFMLEVQQFFGVKALLVVPALALVAIYLFTDAFGARRQIGDAFSSPVRAWQLAAIVVLVAGAALLVLRSGNQPDTGVSPLEVHLRGFLTTLLGARPRFKEFLVGFPALFLLPALLPAHRRALGWVFVLAIGIGTADIVDTFSHIHTSLVIGALRLFNGLVVGSAVGLIAQAVYRRFARSATAARGT, translated from the coding sequence ATGCGCCGCGTAGCGCTGATCGCGATCGCGATCGGCGCTGTGGCTTCTTTGATCGTCGCCGCCGAACGCTTCCGCTACGAGCGCAACAGCCGCTCGGTTGAGATCGCCATGGACCAGCAGGACCTGGCGGACTTCGCGACCGCCTACGGCTACGACATGACCGAATTGATGCGCCAGATGCGCATCGCCGGCCTCAGCGCCGTGGCGATCTACGAAGAGACGGGCCTACGCGTCAACCTCGGCAATCATGCGTACGCCCAGTCCGGGCAGCAGCTGATCGCGACCGCCCGCACCACGCCGCTTTCCGACCCAGTGCTGGCCGCCCTCGCGAAGCAGGGCGCCATCGATCCCGGCAGCATGTACTTGCTCGTGTACGATCGCGCGTCGCTCGATCGCTACGTGTGGGCGCTGCGCAACCAGCTCGAAGCGCGCAACGTGCGCGTGCTGCGCTCGACGCTGCCCGCTTTGCTCGCCGTCAAGACGCAGGTGGACTACTTCAATAACCTAGGGCTCGGCATTCCGCAAGACGTCGCCGCCAAGGTGCGCGACTTAGGCTTGATAGTCGATCCGCGCTTTCAGAACAACGAGAAGTTGGACCAGCAGCGTATCGAGGCGGTCTTCGATCAAGCGATGGCAGGCGGCAAGATCGGCACCGTCATCTTTTTCGGTTTGCGCAATGAGGTGATGGGGTACGAGTACCAGCTCGACGCCACAGCCGCGGTGTTCTCTGCCCCGCGCGCCAATCGCCCGCTCTTCGGGTTCATCGAATTCTACGATCCCACGCAGGCGCAAAAAGGCGGAGAGACGCTCGGCCGCAAGATCCCCGGCCAAACCGTGCGCGTCCAAGCGATCTCGAAGCTCGAACTCGACAAACTCGATCTCGACACGGTCATCGCGCGCTATCTGCTCGGCGTGCGCGAGCGCAACATCCGCGTGATCTATCTGCGCCCGTTCCCGCACCTGATCCAGATCAAGGATGCGTCGGGCCAATGGGTAACCGCGTCGGCCGAAGCGACCAACCTCGAGATGCTGCGCGAGCTGCGCGGCGCCCTCGAGGCGAACGGATTCCACGTCGGTCGCGCGCACCCGTTCGTGGATTTTGGGGGCGCGTGGATCGAACTGCTCTACTTCCTCGCCGCGATCGGCGTCGCCGGCGGCCTCTTGCTGTTCCTCGATCTCTTCGGCTGGGCGCGCGCCTGGATGCCGTGGGTGTTTTTCGGGCTCACCACGATCGCGTTCTGGGCAGCGGCCTTCGTCCACCACGACGATATCGTCCGGCGCGTGTGGGCGCTCGGCGGCGGGCTGATCTTCAGCGTGCTTGCCGGCATGGCCGTCGCGCCATATTTCTCGAGTGCGGAGGAGGACGCAGGAGCTAAAGCTCCTGCTCCACAGCGCGGGCTGCGCTGCCTGCTCACCGCCGCCGGCGTGGCGCTGCTCGGAGCGCTGTTCGTCATCGGTTTGCTCTCCCAAGCGACGTTCATGCTCGAGGTCCAACAGTTCTTCGGGGTCAAAGCGTTGCTCGTCGTTCCCGCGCTCGCGCTCGTCGCGATCTATCTGTTCACCGATGCGTTCGGCGCGCGGCGGCAGATCGGCGATGCGTTCTCGTCGCCGGTGCGCGCGTGGCAGCTCGCAGCTATCGTGGTCCTCGTTGCGGGAGCCGCGCTGCTCGTCTTGCGTTCCGGCAATCAACCGGATACCGGCGTCTCGCCCCTCGAAGTGCACCTGCGCGGCTTTCTGACCACCCTGCTCGGCGCAAGACCGCGCTTCAAGGAGTTCCTCGTCGGCTTTCCCGCGCTGTTCTTGCTGCCCGCGCTCTTGCCGGCGCATCGCCGCGCGCTTGGCTGGGTCTTCGTGCTGGCCATCGGCATCGGCACCGCTGATATCGTCGATACGTTCTCGCACATCCACACGTCGCTCGTGATCGGCGCGCTGCGGTTGTTCAACGGTCTGGTCGTCGGCTCTGCCGTCGGGCTGATCGCGCAAGCCGTGTACCGGCGTTTCGCTCGCTCCGCGACGGCCGCGCGCGGTACATGA